Proteins found in one Mesorhizobium sp. CAU 1732 genomic segment:
- a CDS encoding oligopeptide/dipeptide ABC transporter ATP-binding protein, with product MTQPILSLRSVGRSYKSRNASGWGSTTVDAAIGVNLEIYEGETLAIVGESGSGKSTLAKLLLMLQPPSSGDVEFRGVSLSSLDKRRRSEYRREVQAVFQDPASSLNPRMTVEQTLGYVIRRHDLVSESEQRGFIVRQLASVGLEPAEQYLTRYPHQLSGGQQQRIAIGRAMMLEPKVIIADEPLSSLDVSIQAQVLQLMLDLRTRTNVGFVVISHDLGAMQSIADRTAVMYRGRIVEIGAGVYDRPAHPYTKLLLDARLGSDPRKGRIRTPASKQPVPIRTVSAGEGGCRFRDRCPYAIQICAESEPALRTIGSGTTQAACHRAEELVAMMSGAPSEHVTP from the coding sequence ATGACGCAACCAATTCTCAGTCTCCGCAGCGTCGGGCGCAGCTACAAGAGCCGCAATGCAAGCGGGTGGGGCTCGACGACCGTCGATGCCGCCATCGGGGTCAACCTCGAAATATACGAGGGCGAAACGCTGGCGATCGTCGGGGAGTCCGGCTCCGGAAAGAGCACGCTGGCGAAACTGCTGCTGATGCTCCAGCCACCCTCGAGCGGCGACGTCGAGTTTCGGGGCGTTTCCCTGTCGAGCCTCGACAAGCGCAGGCGCAGCGAATACCGGCGAGAGGTTCAGGCTGTCTTCCAAGACCCAGCTTCGTCGCTGAACCCGAGAATGACGGTCGAGCAGACGCTGGGATACGTCATTCGCCGGCATGATCTCGTGAGCGAGAGCGAGCAGCGCGGGTTCATCGTGCGGCAACTCGCATCCGTCGGACTTGAACCCGCCGAGCAGTATCTGACGCGCTATCCGCACCAGCTTTCCGGCGGCCAGCAGCAGCGCATCGCCATCGGCCGGGCCATGATGCTGGAGCCCAAGGTGATCATCGCCGATGAGCCGCTGTCGAGCCTCGATGTCTCGATCCAGGCTCAGGTGCTGCAACTGATGCTGGACCTTCGCACGCGAACCAATGTCGGCTTCGTCGTGATCAGCCATGATCTTGGAGCGATGCAGTCGATCGCCGACAGGACGGCGGTGATGTACCGGGGGCGCATCGTGGAGATCGGCGCCGGCGTGTACGACCGGCCGGCGCATCCATACACGAAGCTTCTGCTCGACGCCCGTCTCGGCTCGGACCCGCGCAAAGGGCGTATCCGAACGCCGGCGAGCAAACAGCCTGTCCCGATACGAACCGTATCGGCAGGAGAGGGCGGATGCCGCTTCAGGGACCGCTGTCCCTACGCAATCCAGATCTGCGCCGAATCCGAACCCGCCCTTCGCACGATCGGCAGCGGGACGACGCAGGCCGCATGCCATCGCGCCGAAGAACTCGTCGCGATGATGAGCGGTGCGCCTAGCGAACACGTCACCCCATGA
- a CDS encoding ABC transporter substrate-binding protein — translation MKFYRNRPFAFAMRPTAALLAAGISAFAFAASAQEGTPEMGGTVIAALNSTTIPTLNTQLTSSVPALFAADVWADGLMTYDREGKRLPRLATEWQTSEDGKTYTFKLRDGVKWSDGEPFTADDVVFTLNTFGKFNTYLTKLMPLIEEASAPDATTFVLKLKQPLTATLDLFDKEVFPLMAKHIYDGQDVATHPANLAPVGLGPFKFESWQSGQSITFVRNEHYWEEGKPYLDSVIFALIPNPQQRLNALSNGEVNWFRPEAAQVRATQEAAKAGTFKVVRIVNNAPETAVIDFNLTREPLKNVQVRQALFHAIDRQRIAQDVYQGLAATVKNAIPVQFKDLHGTTIDYDQLYAYDPEKAGALLDEAGYPLKDGKRFSLELSVISVPPYQTVAQVVQSQWSAIGIDVKLNALDQQLWVNKVYTERDFDASVISLTGRTNPVLGVDRSFVCNEGSVPFANPTGYCNPEFDAVALAAASALQGRQREHYDKYAQIVARDLNQLQLTNTEVYEAVSTNLKGLDAQFNFSFNTHPNWAEAWLPADEQ, via the coding sequence ATGAAATTCTATCGAAACAGACCGTTCGCCTTCGCGATGCGGCCGACGGCAGCGCTTCTGGCGGCGGGCATCAGCGCGTTTGCGTTTGCTGCATCCGCCCAGGAAGGAACACCGGAGATGGGTGGAACCGTCATTGCGGCATTGAACTCGACGACGATCCCCACGCTGAACACGCAGTTGACGTCGTCCGTGCCTGCGCTCTTCGCCGCGGATGTGTGGGCGGACGGCCTGATGACATACGACCGTGAAGGCAAGCGCCTGCCGCGTCTCGCGACGGAATGGCAGACGTCGGAGGACGGCAAGACCTATACGTTCAAGCTGCGCGACGGCGTGAAATGGTCCGATGGGGAGCCCTTCACCGCCGACGATGTCGTGTTCACGCTGAACACATTCGGGAAATTCAACACCTACCTCACCAAGCTGATGCCACTGATCGAGGAGGCATCCGCCCCGGACGCCACCACCTTCGTCCTGAAGCTGAAGCAGCCTTTGACGGCCACGCTCGACCTCTTCGACAAGGAGGTCTTCCCGCTGATGGCGAAACACATCTATGACGGACAGGACGTCGCGACCCATCCGGCCAACCTCGCGCCGGTCGGGCTTGGGCCGTTCAAGTTCGAGAGCTGGCAGAGCGGCCAGTCGATCACCTTCGTGCGCAACGAGCACTACTGGGAGGAGGGGAAGCCTTATCTCGACTCCGTCATCTTCGCGCTGATACCCAATCCCCAGCAGCGGCTGAACGCGCTGAGCAACGGTGAAGTGAACTGGTTCCGGCCGGAAGCCGCACAGGTCAGAGCCACGCAGGAAGCGGCCAAAGCGGGTACGTTCAAGGTTGTACGGATCGTCAACAATGCCCCGGAAACGGCTGTCATCGATTTCAATCTGACACGTGAGCCGCTGAAAAACGTTCAGGTGCGACAGGCACTCTTCCATGCGATCGACCGTCAGCGCATCGCGCAAGACGTTTATCAGGGCCTCGCCGCCACGGTGAAGAATGCGATCCCGGTGCAGTTCAAGGACCTGCATGGCACGACGATCGACTACGACCAGCTCTATGCCTACGACCCGGAGAAGGCAGGCGCGCTGCTCGACGAAGCGGGTTATCCGCTGAAGGATGGAAAGCGGTTCTCTCTCGAACTCTCGGTCATCTCCGTTCCACCCTACCAGACCGTGGCGCAGGTTGTTCAGTCCCAGTGGTCGGCTATCGGCATCGATGTCAAACTGAACGCCCTCGACCAGCAGCTATGGGTCAACAAGGTCTACACCGAGCGTGACTTCGACGCGTCGGTCATTTCGCTGACGGGCAGGACCAATCCGGTGCTGGGCGTCGATCGAAGCTTCGTGTGCAACGAAGGAAGCGTGCCGTTCGCAAATCCGACGGGCTACTGCAACCCCGAGTTTGATGCAGTGGCATTGGCGGCGGCGTCGGCGCTGCAAGGCCGGCAGCGCGAGCACTACGACAAATATGCCCAGATCGTCGCTCGTGACCTGAACCAGCTCCAGTTGACAAACACTGAAGTCTACGAGGCCGTCTCGACGAACCTGAAGGGGCTGGATGCCCAGTTCAACTTCTCGTTCAACACACATCCCAATTGGGCGGAAGCCTGGCTTCCGGCCGACGAACAGTAA